In Mesorhizobium sp. 113-3-3, a genomic segment contains:
- a CDS encoding type II and III secretion system protein family protein: MKIITTHSDTDRRPPHIVCPRPATVSPYLGRLLCALILAYPVSAPAENMQDQGAPRAASNSIDGTLNLSSSLGKTVHLPAPATTIFVADPTIADYQAASNTTIFVFGKKSGRTSLFALDDKGEALAALRIVVTQPIEELRAMLMDQVGDSSIQVSYTPRGAILSGTAPNAEVADTAKRVTEQYLGDGAQVVNNIKVAGSLQVNLSVRVAEVSRSAMKALGVNLSAFGQIDNFRVGLLSGGGTGSGAAQGGGTAGIGFNNGAVNIGAVLDALAKEHIASVLAEPNLTAMSGETASFLAGGEFPIPVLQENKQVSVEFRHFGVSLEFVPTVLNNNRINIHVKPEVSELSSQGAVQINGISVPAVSTRRADTVVELASGQSFAIGGLIRRNVNNNVSAFPWLGEMPILGALFRSSSFQKEESELIILVTPYIVKPGSSPNQMSAPTDRMAPALDDPPADPPRGRAAARTGAPGAKRGRGFIIQ, encoded by the coding sequence TTGAAAATCATTACAACTCATTCTGACACCGATCGGCGGCCCCCGCACATCGTTTGCCCGAGACCTGCTACTGTTTCTCCTTACTTGGGCCGCCTTCTCTGTGCGCTCATTCTGGCATATCCAGTTTCTGCCCCGGCCGAAAACATGCAGGATCAAGGGGCGCCGCGTGCCGCTTCCAATAGCATCGACGGCACGCTGAACCTTTCCTCTTCGCTCGGCAAGACGGTTCATTTGCCCGCGCCTGCCACGACCATCTTTGTTGCTGACCCGACGATCGCTGATTATCAGGCAGCCTCAAATACAACGATCTTCGTCTTCGGGAAGAAATCCGGGCGGACCAGCCTGTTCGCCTTGGACGATAAGGGCGAGGCTCTCGCCGCGCTGCGAATTGTCGTTACGCAACCGATCGAGGAATTGCGCGCCATGTTGATGGATCAGGTTGGCGACTCTTCAATCCAGGTGAGCTATACGCCGCGCGGCGCAATCCTTAGCGGTACAGCGCCCAATGCGGAGGTCGCCGACACCGCAAAAAGGGTCACTGAGCAGTATCTCGGGGACGGTGCGCAAGTCGTCAACAACATTAAGGTCGCTGGGTCCTTACAAGTTAATCTCAGTGTGCGCGTAGCGGAGGTCTCCCGTAGCGCCATGAAGGCACTCGGCGTTAACCTGTCCGCCTTTGGTCAAATCGACAATTTCAGAGTGGGCTTGTTAAGCGGCGGAGGCACTGGCTCTGGTGCAGCGCAGGGTGGTGGCACAGCAGGAATCGGATTCAACAACGGTGCCGTCAACATCGGCGCGGTTCTAGACGCGCTCGCCAAGGAGCACATAGCTTCCGTGTTGGCTGAGCCGAATCTCACCGCGATGTCCGGTGAAACTGCCAGCTTTCTCGCAGGTGGCGAATTTCCCATTCCTGTCCTGCAGGAAAACAAGCAAGTGTCGGTTGAATTCCGTCACTTCGGCGTCAGCCTGGAATTCGTGCCGACCGTTCTCAACAACAACCGGATCAACATTCACGTAAAGCCGGAGGTCAGTGAACTATCGTCCCAAGGTGCCGTTCAAATCAATGGTATTTCCGTGCCGGCAGTTTCCACGCGCCGAGCCGACACAGTCGTCGAACTCGCCAGTGGGCAGAGCTTTGCAATTGGCGGTCTGATCAGGCGCAACGTGAACAATAATGTCAGTGCGTTTCCCTGGCTCGGCGAAATGCCGATTCTTGGCGCTCTGTTTCGTTCCTCCTCGTTTCAAAAAGAAGAATCAGAACTTATAATTCTGGTTACGCCTTACATCGTAAAACCAGGCTCCAGCCCCAACCAGATGAGCGCACCCACGGACCGGATGGCGCCGGCTTTGGACGATCCGCCGGCAGATCCGCCGCGAGGCCGCGCTGCTGCCCGCACCGGCGCGCCCGGGGCCAAGCGCGGTCGCGGCTTCATAATTCAATAG
- a CDS encoding winged helix-turn-helix domain-containing protein produces MRTLFVDHHADLTRAVGVALGDSGFAVDVVPTLEQASSAFSCASYEILLLELVLPDGDGLDWLKQLRGEGHSVPALILSDVDDLEKRIAIFNGGADDFLLKPVYTNELIARMRAVLRRSTQMTAPIIVFGNLHFDPIGRQVSVAGYPLTVARRELCILEHLLNRAGRIVPRSQLEDHLYSFNDEVSANALEVGIYRLRRYLSSSNATPRIKTVRGIGYILECD; encoded by the coding sequence ATGCGAACGCTATTCGTTGACCACCATGCGGATCTTACGCGAGCGGTGGGAGTTGCACTCGGCGACAGCGGTTTCGCCGTTGATGTTGTTCCCACACTGGAACAAGCATCGAGTGCATTTTCTTGCGCCAGCTACGAAATTCTCCTGCTGGAGCTGGTTCTGCCGGATGGCGATGGCTTGGATTGGCTGAAGCAGCTAAGGGGTGAGGGACATTCAGTTCCTGCTCTCATTTTGAGTGACGTCGACGATCTTGAGAAGCGAATTGCGATTTTCAACGGTGGTGCGGACGATTTTCTGCTCAAGCCAGTGTATACTAATGAGCTCATTGCCAGAATGAGAGCCGTTCTGCGGCGGTCGACTCAGATGACTGCCCCGATCATTGTATTTGGCAATCTCCACTTCGATCCGATCGGCCGACAGGTTTCCGTTGCTGGTTATCCACTGACGGTCGCACGCCGTGAATTATGTATTTTAGAGCATCTGCTCAACCGTGCAGGCCGAATTGTGCCGCGTTCGCAGTTGGAAGATCACCTCTATTCGTTCAACGATGAAGTATCGGCCAACGCGCTTGAAGTCGGAATCTATCGCTTACGTCGATATCTGAGCAGTTCAAACGCAACGCCGCGGATAAAAACGGTGCGTGGCATTGGTTACATTCTTGAATGTGACTAG
- a CDS encoding HrpF/NolX family T3SS translocon protein, producing the protein MSVNNNTSNVFSSQDILQYSSLNLTSSLEKAQQNASSFEAMLSLHLHEDDASPFPSMKELCRNTSESLLPDVASSLEELRKNPLDLLPPSMRAAIEATDQGPQPAVALPPIAQAPIKSERITWNGGSLSQAELQIVAVLNRHKDLCPLSWQSLTDKANDPSTPPDLKAAIEGLQQDPELFYAIGSQGDGRCGGKITAKDLSEFSRHHSQVAAFQGQQAQSYAQNYIPSDSTGSAQPSVMTLNDAMRELYRYSENLPKNLSLTYFKQIVDGDAKTGKCPPQVIAAAQYFVSHPNEWKRLYGGSIDKVHKEDFLQVASSSMSLTQTELNTLKTINSNQQKFFGSGVLTRDKLASMAQDKSLDPRVKQAASQLLSDHLLFGLLNNSITGYKTHNSFFDFGGGHTVDSGNISNKDFGHFYNGMSSANRAVQQPKTHAPETAAEQDAVSDMMTGRADQPDTKSAKKNGGAFIHTVDDVLKVYSTVADWAATAVGLLSFIPVVGQVADAVSMTLAFEAQAANLVRTAITGGNMKQALLDAGINIGAQALSLVAGPEVKLAIRNGLVKTALEEAAAAGIDLPISMAKSYAEDYLSNLQACLPADTMQAAGLLSPMVPILQKVA; encoded by the coding sequence ATGTCCGTCAATAATAATACAAGCAACGTTTTCAGTAGCCAGGATATTCTCCAGTACAGCAGCCTGAATCTGACATCTTCGTTGGAAAAGGCGCAGCAAAACGCATCGTCATTCGAGGCGATGCTCTCCCTTCACCTGCACGAAGACGACGCCAGCCCCTTCCCGTCGATGAAGGAATTGTGCCGGAACACATCGGAGTCGCTGTTGCCCGATGTCGCATCCTCGTTGGAAGAATTGCGCAAGAACCCATTGGATCTGCTGCCGCCAAGCATGAGGGCAGCCATCGAAGCAACGGATCAAGGCCCGCAGCCTGCGGTCGCCCTCCCTCCCATTGCGCAAGCGCCTATAAAAAGCGAGAGAATTACGTGGAACGGCGGCTCACTGTCCCAAGCCGAGTTGCAGATTGTCGCAGTGCTGAACCGTCACAAGGACCTATGCCCGCTTAGTTGGCAATCGCTGACGGATAAAGCCAATGATCCCTCTACGCCACCGGATCTGAAAGCGGCGATTGAGGGATTGCAGCAGGATCCAGAGCTTTTTTATGCGATCGGCTCGCAGGGCGATGGCCGCTGTGGCGGTAAGATCACGGCCAAGGATTTGTCCGAGTTCTCTCGCCATCACTCACAAGTTGCCGCATTTCAGGGCCAGCAGGCGCAAAGCTACGCGCAGAACTACATCCCATCCGATAGTACTGGAAGTGCGCAGCCGTCGGTTATGACCTTGAACGATGCGATGCGCGAGCTTTACCGGTACTCCGAAAACCTGCCCAAGAACCTGAGTCTGACTTATTTCAAGCAGATCGTCGACGGCGACGCGAAAACTGGCAAATGTCCGCCACAGGTCATTGCGGCGGCTCAGTACTTTGTCAGTCACCCGAATGAATGGAAGCGGTTGTACGGTGGCTCGATAGACAAAGTCCATAAAGAGGATTTTCTCCAAGTCGCTTCATCTTCGATGAGCCTCACGCAAACCGAGCTGAATACCCTTAAGACGATCAACAGCAACCAGCAAAAATTCTTTGGGAGCGGTGTCCTGACTCGTGACAAGCTCGCAAGCATGGCGCAAGACAAGAGCCTAGATCCGAGAGTAAAGCAGGCGGCATCGCAGCTGTTATCGGATCATCTGCTCTTCGGTCTTCTAAACAATTCGATTACGGGCTACAAGACCCACAATTCGTTCTTCGATTTCGGCGGCGGACACACGGTTGATTCCGGCAATATCAGCAACAAAGATTTTGGCCACTTCTACAACGGCATGTCGTCTGCAAACCGAGCCGTTCAGCAGCCAAAGACCCATGCGCCCGAAACTGCTGCGGAACAGGACGCCGTCTCGGACATGATGACGGGCCGGGCGGACCAGCCTGATACCAAGTCGGCCAAAAAGAACGGCGGGGCCTTCATCCACACAGTCGACGACGTGCTCAAGGTGTACTCGACAGTGGCTGATTGGGCTGCGACGGCGGTGGGTCTGTTGAGCTTCATTCCGGTCGTGGGCCAAGTGGCCGATGCCGTGTCGATGACGCTCGCGTTCGAGGCGCAAGCGGCAAATCTTGTCCGCACAGCCATTACCGGAGGCAATATGAAGCAGGCGCTGCTAGACGCTGGCATCAATATCGGAGCGCAGGCGCTCAGCCTTGTCGCGGGTCCCGAGGTCAAGCTTGCGATTCGCAACGGGCTGGTGAAGACGGCGTTGGAAGAGGCCGCCGCGGCCGGGATCGATCTGCCGATTTCCATGGCGAAAAGCTATGCAGAAGACTATTTGTCCAACCTGCAAGCATGCCTTCCGGCCGACACTATGCAAGCGGCCGGCCTCCTCAGCCCGATGGTGCCAATACTCCAGAAAGTGGCCTGA
- a CDS encoding nodulation protein NolB, translating to MMIPITSITATLTDCLARAGSPSFSEQAQFERALAHAADSLKNDAASAPSRVPVPPAMALQRAATQMSPLGDRVLQTISAMYPDRAVNSAALDQQVGLFKGALPRPQKLPAEGDAGTGTSGVPQGRHDFETMIAGLRDMYNGVTQVALVSKGVSGITSSVNKLLKEG from the coding sequence ATGATGATCCCTATCACGTCGATCACTGCCACTTTAACGGACTGTCTGGCCAGGGCCGGGTCACCGTCGTTCAGCGAGCAAGCCCAGTTTGAGCGCGCTTTGGCGCACGCGGCCGACTCGCTGAAAAACGATGCCGCATCGGCGCCATCGAGGGTGCCAGTTCCTCCGGCGATGGCTCTTCAACGCGCGGCTACGCAGATGAGTCCCTTGGGGGACCGCGTGTTGCAGACGATTTCTGCGATGTACCCAGACCGTGCTGTTAATTCGGCTGCGCTCGACCAGCAGGTAGGCCTTTTCAAGGGCGCTCTACCTAGGCCGCAGAAGCTTCCTGCCGAAGGTGATGCGGGAACCGGAACGTCAGGCGTTCCGCAAGGACGGCATGATTTCGAAACAATGATTGCTGGTCTGCGGGATATGTACAATGGCGTCACTCAGGTTGCGCTTGTTTCCAAAGGTGTCAGCGGCATCACCTCATCTGTAAATAAACTTCTAAAGGAAGGCTGA
- a CDS encoding CpaD family pilus assembly lipoprotein, whose translation MTLRIKVLLVALTASASGCTSTVPIYVEPPAPILIRPETTVLILKSLRASERQRLRVFLDRTSSGRRDALHLLIWGSSRLSAEVVHQARQMGIDTYNIHLLDQHDGGAVQVEAIVYHARPPACPSYSLLSDKSFEKPLGCSTRRNLAAMVNDPRDLLDNQAVEPSDGERAAIPVATYRTFGAGKGQ comes from the coding sequence ATGACTTTGCGGATCAAAGTTCTCCTGGTCGCCCTGACAGCCAGCGCAAGTGGCTGCACAAGCACTGTGCCGATCTATGTCGAGCCCCCTGCGCCAATCCTTATCCGGCCGGAGACCACCGTGCTGATATTAAAGAGCCTCCGCGCTTCCGAACGGCAGCGTTTGCGTGTTTTCCTTGACAGGACCAGTAGCGGCCGCCGCGATGCCCTTCACCTCCTTATCTGGGGCTCGTCCCGGCTCAGCGCAGAGGTGGTGCATCAGGCCAGGCAGATGGGTATAGACACTTACAACATCCATTTGCTCGACCAACACGATGGCGGCGCAGTCCAAGTAGAAGCAATTGTGTATCATGCCCGCCCACCTGCCTGTCCGTCGTATTCTTTACTCAGTGACAAATCCTTCGAAAAGCCCCTTGGCTGTTCGACACGACGTAACCTAGCTGCAATGGTCAACGATCCGCGCGATTTGCTCGACAACCAGGCTGTCGAGCCGAGCGATGGCGAGCGTGCGGCCATACCAGTTGCCACATACAGGACGTTCGGGGCGGGCAAAGGTCAATGA